Part of the Camelus dromedarius isolate mCamDro1 chromosome 11, mCamDro1.pat, whole genome shotgun sequence genome is shown below.
gTAAGTACTAAGTCTTAGGTCCTGCATGAGTGAGGAGTAAGGAAAAGGAACAAGGTAGGAGGAAACAATTAGCCCTGATTCTCTACCAAAGCTGTAGTCTTCACCACTTGGAAAAAGAGATATTGGTCCTGAGCTCTCCCCACATATAGAGACATCAACTACAAAAGATTTCTCagtttatttgtgtatatacatTATCACTCCAGGGAGCCAGCTCCACTTCAGGAGTCCCCAGCTCCCCTCACCCAGCCAGCGCCCAAAACTTACATAGGAGACTGGGTCCTTAATAAACAATGCCCAGGACTCATATCCTTACTGCACAGGTTATAACaacaattcatttatttagcaaaaaCAGAAGGCTAGAGGACAGTGCCCATGACACATCCTTGCCCCTTTGTAAACATTGACAACCAGGCCACTGGAGCCTGGGTAAGTGTGCAAACATGACGGTACCACACTATGTGCCCAGAGAGCCAGGGACACAGCTGGCAACCAAACCCGTGAAGTCCTGAGGGTCTTCCCCCCAAATCCCCACTGGAGCCTGGCAAGTGCCAGGGACAGAATCACAGCAGCTATCCCATGCTCAAGGGCTCACATGAGATGGCAGCGGCGCTCTTGCCCATATGAATTCTCCACCCGGGCAATCTCATGGATGATTTTGATGAAGATGCCTTGAGTCAGCTGCAAGGGATAAagattcagagcaaaaagaaTTGGTTAGTTCACTACAGGTACCATCCAGCTGTGAGGTGACTACCCTACCCATCACCTTCCCCACACCAAACAGTGCTATAAGGAAAACACTGCTACCCCCACAGCCTTCCTAATCTTCAGGCTCAGCACCTGATTCTCTCGAGCAGATGACTCCATAAATGTTGCACCCCAGGACTCTGCCAGCTTCTTTCCTTCAACAGCCTGGACCTCCCTGGAAGCAAATTTGGGACTTTAAAATGAAGGACAGTCATGTCTCCATGTTCTCTGCAAAATCTTTATAGAAACTAGACTTCCTCTGACCCATCCTATTCCAAGGTTTGGGAAGAAGGGTTGGGGAaggagaaaatacaagaaaacaaaagcGCTTAGGACTGAGGCTTGAAATATGAAATTATAGCTTTTGCAATAGAAGGGTTATTTTGTCTTAACCTTCAGGttactaatgaaaagaaaatgacttgttcaagtcagtggcagagccaggacaagAGCCTGACTCACTCCTAGTCCAGCTCACTTTCCTTCGCCCTGAGCTACAGAGATTTCCGTACCTGTCTGGAGAGAGATCTGCCTTGTTCCCTACCAGCACCACTGGCAGCCTGTGAGAAAACAGCAGTTACTACAGGATCCCCTCTGTTCCCCATGGACCCCAACCTCCTTCACATCAGAGCTGGACAAATCCCCATCAGACCAGATAGGATCTATGTCCTAGCTTCCTCCTTAATTTGAATCAATActcccctctgtcttctctctccccttgtGTCCACACTATGTCTTTATCCCCCAGAGCCACATACCGGGTTTTCCCATGGCCTTCATGTAGCTTTTGGTACAGACTCTCGATGACTTGGAAGCTTTAAGCACAAGAAATGAAGCTATAACCTTATTCTGGGACAGCCCCCAGATCCTCCCAAGTCCCCCACTCATCACTCTTGTCACTTACCTATGCAGAGAGGTGACAGAATACACAAGCACATAACCATGGACCCCAATGATGAATGAATAGGGCAGAATGCTGTACTCATCCtgacaagaaacagaaacatcaACAACCTGGATCTACAACACTCAGATGCCCATGGTTGGTGGGCTGCATCCTGGGGACCCTCCCTGTGGCACTCCCTACTCGTCACTTctagtcaacaaacatttatagagTAGCTCCAACCAGCGCTGCATATTGCTAGCTgctaaaatgcttttcttttaataCTACTTTACGGATAAGCCACAGATTCTACCAGACTTCATCTCCCAGGACTGAACTGCCACATTTAGATACCCTACCCCAAACTGGTACCTGCCCTGCTGTGTCCACCAGCTGTAGGTGAAACTCATCTTTGCCAAGAGTCACTATCTTGCTgtaagctgaaaagaaaagaaaacttaactGTGAGGTGCTGTGTAGAGCTAACAATGTGTGCCCCTATACAGTCTTAACCCCAGAGGTGACATAAATGAGCCAGGTCCAGGGAGTGCTCCAGAAAACTGGAGAGAAAATGTTTGGCTTCTTATTGTCTACATCTACACCATCATGGACTCAGTATCTTGCAAAATCCACACTCTAGCCCCACTCATAGAACAGGATTACTAGAGAAGAGATTAGACTTAATATCTAATTAAATAGTCCCCTTGGCACCAGGAAAATCACAAACTATGGTGTTGGGTGGGGCACCCAAGccctctcagccccacccctggggGAGAAGTTACTCACTATTCTCCACGGTAGGATCATAGCCTTCCAGGAACTCGCCCTCCACAAATTGATGTGCTAAAGATGTCTTCCCTGTGGGAAGCAAAGGGAGTTGTATCCAAATCACCCAACTACATTCAAATCCCGTGTCCCTTCGGGATGTGACCCAGGACTAAAAGGAACCCCAAATTAGCATCCTAGCCTGTGAATGCCCCATGCAATGCTTTCCCTTAGCCCACCCTAACCTTCTTTTCGCCCAGGGTCTCTGCACCTTGGCCACCGGATGCATTCTGTAGTGCCGCAGGAAGCCTTTCCCGCCTCctttctccaccccacccctgggaAAATCCTCGATTCCTTAGGATCAAGCCTGCCCTGCACCTGAGACTTACTTGCACCACCCAGACCGCGCCCCCATCATCAAATCCTgaccccacctccactccccagGGTAACGCTGGGGACCACCCTGGTGTTCCAGCAGTCAAGCCCACGTTAACCCTTACATGCTCCCACTTCCTGCAGCCTTCCCCCTCCAACCTTTCAATCCTCGCTCTACAAGCTGGTTCTAACGATGCCACCATTCCTCCCTGGGTCGCTTTCCCGCGGCAGCGCGCCTCCTCTGGCCGCAAAGCCGCGGTGCGTCCGTGCTCTCTCCAAGGCAGAAACTCACCTACAGAACGGTATCCGAGGATGACCACCTTCCTGTAGCGAACTAACGGCATGGCAGAAGCCGGCCCCGAAGGGCTCGCAGAACTTCGGGCAAAGAGAGCCCCAAGAAGAGGTCGGAGTGCAGGCAGGCGAGGCAACTGGCACAGGGAAGTAGCTAACCGCGAAGCTGCCAGGGGCAAGCTAGAGGGAAACCAAAACAAGCGCCGCGCCCGGAGCTGGCCACGTGATCACAACACAGCAAGACTAAGGCAAGGGAGCCGGGCGACCGGGGAACTACACTGCCGCGCCGCTCCGGGCTCCGCCCCCCGGGCCTCTCGCCATTGGTCTATTAAAAAGGGTAGGGGCGGGGCCGCCAGCTGGAGGGAAGGGTGGGCCTCACGTGGAGCGGGAGAACCAGGAGCTGGGCATGCGCAGACTAGAGCCGGTTCAttcataaagaaacagaaaggaaccCGGGGTCCTAGAGGTGTTTGCGTATTTGCAACCTAGCAGAAGTCCCTGCAAAAAATAATGGATGGAAAGTATCTGTCGTGGCCAGTCTGGAATTTGTGGTCAAAAGAGTCTATGCCTCCCTTTTGCGAGGTCTCCGGGGTCCCTGGGTAGGGAAAGAAAGGCCAAAGTTTCAATATATTCCCTCCGCTTCCCCCATCTTTCAGCCCCAGATCTTTTATTTTCCGGTTTCCACAGTCTTGCAGGATCTAACTTCGGAGATGCAATTCCTATTTATAGGAAAATTTTTAGAATTTGTGGCCAGGTCGTCTGAAGTTTTACTGTCATCATATCATCAatcaatgcatttatttattcaacaaatatttactgtgtatacTATGTTTTAGACATTTCTCTATCTTTGAAGGTAGAGCGATGAACATGACAGAGAACAAGGTCTCTGCGCTCACGAAGCTTAAAAGCTAGTTGGGaagaaacaaacataaacaaGTATTAGATAGTATAAAGTGCTACAAAAAGCAGTGTGATAAGAAACGACCAGTTTAAATTAGCGATACTTCCTCTCAAAGGAAGCCCCATTTAAGCTGAAGTCTGAATGACAGTAAGGAGCCAActagcaaaagatttgaacagaagAATCTATCAATGCTATGGTGCTAGAATGGAAGTAAACTTGTTAAATTCAGGGACAGAGAGAAAGCTAGTTAGCCTAAAGCAGATGAAGTCGAAGAGGATGTCCGGGTCCAGGCCAGGTAAAGTAGTTTGGGCTAATCCTAGGTAACTAGAAAGCTGCTGATGATGTTTAGGTAAGATGGGATGTGATACTATCTGAACTGTGTTCCTAGAAGGTCTCCCTGGCTGTGGGGAATGGATTGGGGTTTGAGGGAAATTGGAGCAAGCAGAGAAGCAGGGTGATCAGCTAGGTGACTGATACTTGTAGTCCAGGGGAGAGGTGAGGATGGCTTGACTAGAGGGGTAGAGATGAATGAAGTAGAGAATTTGGTATGTTTTGAGGCCGAGGTTAAATTGACTTGCTGAAGGATTGGATACAGGAgatgagggagggaaagagaggaaagaaaacaccTAGATTTATAGAGTTCTACTTTGCACCAGGTGCATTTCATTGTCATCTCGTTTAATATTCACCACAGCCCTGAGGTTGATAATTggcattattcattcattcgttcatcaacaaatatttatcaaacaacCACCATGTCCCAGGCACCCTTCCAGGTGCTTAGAATAGAGCAGCGGGCAACACAGACAAAGTCTTTGCTCACAAGGAGCAAGTATTCTTTTGGGAGGAGACCAACAGGTAAACAATAAAAGTTACAATCAAAAATTAATAACTgccatgagaaaaaataaataagacattaaCAGGCTAGAGACTAACTTGGGGTATGGCACTCTTCTTTTTTTGGTACTCCTCTTTTTTAATGATATCCTCGGAAGGCTGAGGAGGTAATATTTGTACCTGAGACTTGACTACTAGTTATTAtcagatgtggaaactgacaCTTAAGTCATACAGGTAGCACACAAAAGTTATTTCTTCTGGAAGGCCCTGATGTGGTGGGTTTGTAGGAGTTAGACTGTATTGGAGGACAGGCTTTGTAAAACTATAGAACCATCTAATGCTTAAAAACATCCAGATCTACAAAGTTGTTTCAAGGTGCCACTTCCTAATCTGGCCTCAGAAAGAGAACCAAATACCTCTTCTATGGAGTAAAGCAAATTCCTTGCAGACCAGCAATTTTATGTTGGATTATTGGGCCTGAGTGGGATTGGCAGTGATTCCAGATTAGGTTTTAAGCACTGTAGGGTAAAACAAAGACCTGGATTCAGTTAAATTCAGTAAAAACTTCCTTATCTGCTACTTTATACCAGGTGTACTATATGTTTTGCACACTAGagatagaaagataaataatagaTGCCTTTTATGCTGTTTGTCTTTCCAGATTaactctctcctcttttccacCCAGATTTGTGTCCAGGAGGAAGAGCTTGCCCCTTGGATCCCAGTGGGTTCAGCCAAAGAGGAGTACTTACCGAAGATCAGATGGAGGGAAGAGATTGTGCCCAGACTGAGATTGACTGAAGGTCAAAGCACCCCCACACACTCACTGCTCTCTTGTTCTGTTTCCAGTAATTCCCTCCACTCACCCTCCAGGCCTACAATGATAACAGCCTCTCTGATACTCGCCCTGGGGTGCCGCTCTACCTCTTATGTTTCCCTACACCCTGCTCACACCTTTGTAGTCTCTTTATTAAATCATCCTAAAATTCTCCTGTCTTCAATcaggaggaaaacaaaaggacTAAGACAAAGGGCTTTCTCTTGtggctttttctttctatatAGGAAGAGATCTCACCAAAGACTTTCACCTACCTCTCCTTGAACACAACTGTATCCTATGACCATCTCTAGCTTCAAGAGAGCCTGGAAATTTCAGCATTTTCTTTTCCACCCTCTATAGTAAAGGAAGGCAAAACAGAATACGAATGAATGCTTTGTGAGCTAATCTCCAAGATCTGTACATCTTGGGATCAAGAtaatttgtttcttaaatatcAATCACCTTAAAAGGTAGGGCAGAAATTGTTACTTTGTAAAGATCACAGATATGCAAAGATCACCAATATAGGATAAAGTAAAGGAAACAAACTATCCTAATGTTAGGTAAATAGGCTTGGAATAAAATTTCTAGGAACAGCATCATACATTGCTATGTCTTAAACAACTaagataaaatgaagataaaatgctCCCAGAAAACTGTAGTATCTctacaaaaagtgaaaacaattttaCTATGTTTGCATTGCAATGATGGGTTCCATTTCACAGATCTTCAGAGCTTCTTGGTTTCCCACAACTTTGGTGGAGAAACAGTTATggctccccccccaccccccagtgaggtACTGGTTATCTAGCGTTGCATCACAAACTATATTAAAACTTGGTGGTTTAGAACAACCATGatatattatttctcatgattctgtgaGTTGAATTGGCAATTCTTCTGTCATCTCTCCTGAACTCCTGGACTACCAGAGGCCACAGACCCTGTTGGGTGGCCCTCTCCTTCAGCTACAGATACAGTTACAGCTCTCTTGGGTTCTTTCCTTTGGGGGtaggggtgattaggtttatatatttatttattttaatggaggtactggggattgaacacagggcctcgtgcatgctaagcacatgctccatgtgctctaccactgagctataccctccccacttctcttgGGTTCTTGTAACCCTTCCTTCTCTTGCCCCTTCAGGCCTAAGGGGTGAGCACCTCCAGTGGCTCCCCACTGATGCCAGACTCTGAATGCTTCACCACACTTGTAGATACTCCATCACCCTGTCAACTCCTTTATGAACATCCCTTTCATTATATCCTCCTCAGTTCCCCATTTGAGTATGCAATCTGTTTCCTCCAAAGATTCTGAATGTTGTAGTGGTGGGAATTATCAAGCAAAAGATTAGAAGGCAAAATTATATCAAGCCTCATATTACAGTACAAGTAGCTAGAAACATAGAAGAAGATGcttttcttcaaaaaaagagagagagagaagaagaaggaagggagtgagggagggaggaagaaagaaagaaagagaaagaaagaaaaattgattgATTCTATCTGGAAGGATGAGAGAGTTCACATGGTAATCAATAATTGAGCTGGGCCTTAAAGATCAAAAAGGCCCTGGCTgtaaaagcaaaatgttaaagGAAGAGCGAAAGCACAGTTTGTCCAGAAATACCTAGTGGACCCTGGGGCACTCTACGTATGTGGGCTACGTGTGACAGTTAAGGCTGGCAATTTGACTGGGATCAGATCACAGAGGGCTTTGAATGCCAGCTTTAAGAATGTGATCTTTATTCAGAACCCCATGTTTTCAAAATATACCACTAGCAGTATGTAAATAACTTAGGTAACACACAAACTTTAGAAAAATTTtgttatgtaatttttaatgtgtgtttGGAAAAATAATAGCTATAATGCCAAAACTATGACTTCACAAATATTCTTACTTAGAAGAGGCTAAAGTTGGTAGTAAGAAAAGCCAGTaaagttagaaaaatattaaataattatatgagTGGAAAGGGACTATAAACATAGTCATGAAAATAGTACAAGGTTTGGAAAGCACTGCAGTAAGCAATGGGACCTTTGCTGTTTCCTTGGTGTGGTTGTTGTGGGGAGGGCAGTAACTATGAAGAGAGCCATGCTTTGCAAGGATCACACTGGCCACCCTGTGGAGGAAGATGCACTGAGAGATACTGGGGATGGGAGTCAGGAAGCCCTATTAGGAAGCCAGTACccagaaggagaaagatgaaGACCTGGATATGGTAGTACAGAGAGGAGAGTGAGGACTCATACAAAGGGCACTCCAGATAGAAGTTAAAAAGTTGATGGCCTGATTAAAAGGGACAAAATGAAGAATGCTGGCAATTCCATTTATAGATTTAGAGGACATGGGATATTGCTTAGTGGGCGCATGGGGAGAGTATTgattaatgcatttatttttgacATGTGGATTTGGGGGCACCTTCCAGACATTCACATGTCAATGGGCCAATTAAGGACATGTGTCTCTGGGCACTCCACGGAAAAATAACCAAGATACACGTGCAGGCATCTTCCCTTCTTGCTCCATCTGTCTCCTCACTCTGACACCTACTCTTGACTTCCGCTAGCATGGAGTTTGACAAACACCAACCTATTTCAGGAAGATGGGAAATATTTAACTCCTCTCAGGGGACCTTGCTCAATCCAGGGACCACAACCAGCAACTTCCAAAATAGTTGAATTATAACCTATTAGAGCTGGAGGACCTTGGTGATTATCTGGTCCAGTTATTCTGAAGCTTGAGGAcacatcagagtcacctggaggaTTTGTGAATGCATAGATTGCTGGGCCCTACATTGGagtttttgattcagtaggtccagGTAGGACCCAGAATTTGCGTTTTGAACAAG
Proteins encoded:
- the RHEBL1 gene encoding GTPase RhebL1, with product MPLVRYRKVVILGYRSVGKTSLAHQFVEGEFLEGYDPTVENTYSKIVTLGKDEFHLQLVDTAGQDEYSILPYSFIIGVHGYVLVYSVTSLHSFQVIESLYQKLHEGHGKTRLPVVLVGNKADLSPDREVQAVEGKKLAESWGATFMESSARENQLTQGIFIKIIHEIARVENSYGQERRCHLM